One part of the Dermacentor silvarum isolate Dsil-2018 chromosome 6, BIME_Dsil_1.4, whole genome shotgun sequence genome encodes these proteins:
- the LOC125939710 gene encoding uncharacterized protein LOC125939710, translating into MGALVTLFHRCAVRVVILCCARGEINCLQMCDEDVKKKVALAMATITDIEAEMEASAAKVRAIKRQIIANNAMLTALASSSSRAPREIWAYPRHGRWFENTLPNLGDQNFRQSFRVSQTTFKYLVDVCRPTMERQTTNMREAVPVEKRVAVALYKLCSSAEDRTVAHLFDMGRSTVNIIYREFCETVVASLEHEWVKMVTGNDMENHIGEFYASTGFPQGVGALDGCHFPVSPPKEHASDYYNYKGWHSVILLALVDHCYVFRYTNVGSPGRCHDAHVYHQSSLSRLVSGPTFRHPTTLISGVAVPPLILCDQAFPLTPNLIKPFASTSSSEEQKHFNYQLSKSRRIVENAFGRLKARFRFIMKRMECDISNVPLIIRACCVLNNICEHFGDAVSQQWIGEAQLYDTIFQQPTHTTDALVATGRNIRAAVAMHLHQHMDH; encoded by the exons ATGGGCGCATTGGTCACGTTGTTTCACCGGTGCGCGGTTCGAGTTGTGATCTTGTGCTGTGCTCGCGGTGAGATCAACTGTTTGCAGATGTGTGACGAAGACGTGAAAAAGAAGGTCGCGCTCGCCATGGCCACAATAACTGACATTGAAGCGGAAATGGAAGCCTCGGCAGCGAAAGTGCGCGCTATCAAGCGCCAAATTATTGCGAACAACGCCATGCTGACTGCGCTGGCATCGTCGTCTAGCCGCGCTCCAAGGGAAATCTGGGCCTATCCTCGTCATGGACGGTGGTTTGAGAATACGCTGCCAAACCTTGGGGACCAGAATTTCCGCCAATCATTTCGCGTGTCTCAAACCACATTCAAATATTTAGTTGACGTTTGCCGACCCACCATGGAACGCCAGACTACGAACATGCGCGAAGCCGTTCCCGTGGAGAAGAGGGTCGCCGTTGCCCTTTATAAGCTTTGTTCATCTGCCGAGGACAGGACAGTCGCCCACTTATTTGACATGGGCAGATCCACGGTCAACATCATTTATCGCGAGTTCTGCGAAACCGTGGTGGCATCATTGGAACATGAGTGGGTCAAGATGGTAACTGGAAATGACATGGAGAACCACATCGGGGAATTCTATGCTTCCACCGGATTCCCGCAAGGTGTCGGCGCTCTGGACGGATGCCATTTTCCGGTTTCTCCGCCAAAGGAACACGCCAGCGACTATTATAACTACAAAGGCTG GCACAGCGTGATACTGCTCGCACTGGTGGACCACTGTTACGTGTTCCGGTACACAAACGTTGGATCACCGGGAAGATGCCACGATGCACATGTGTACCACCAATCAAGCCTGTCTCGCCTTGTTTCGGGGCCCACATTCAGGCACCCAACCACCCTGATAAGCGGCGTTGCTGTGCCCCCACTGATACTTTGTGATCAGGCATTTCCCCTCACGCCGAACCTTATTAAGCCATTTGCGAGCACAAGCAGCTCTGAAGAGCAAAAGCATTTTAACTATCAGCTATCAAAATCTCGCAGAATAGTAGAAAATGCATTTGGGCGGCTTAAAGCCCGTTTCAGgtttataatgaagagaatggAATGTGACATCAGCAATGTGCCGCTTATAATAAGGGCATGCTGTGTACTGAATAATATTTGCGAACACTTTGGTGATGCTGTATCGCAGCAGTGGATCGGTGAGGCGCAGCTGTACGACACAATATTTCAGCAGCCAACACACACTACGGATGCACTCGTCGCAACTGGAAGAAACATTCGAGCTGCAGTTGCCATGCACTTGCACCAACATATGGACCACTAG
- the LOC125946392 gene encoding myb/SANT-like DNA-binding domain-containing protein 1 produces the protein MNDPGASSASLAPASERHSGSNPSQPRSTWTEAETWVLIRLWEDHLPQLRGEKHNAKVYDAIVAALAQSGIKRTRRQVQTKIDNLTQRYRKESRERTTGSSPSPWPFFSEVHRILGALPANDRSLIQESPCSPNETVEMVSANIRDTLTCL, from the exons ATGAACGATCCCGGCGCCTCGTCTGCTTCGCTCGCACCGGCATCGGAGCGTCACAGCGGCAGCAACCCTTCGCAGCCACGGTCAACGTGGACGGAGGCGGAGACCTGGGTCTTGATCCGGCTGTGGGAGGACCACCTCCCGCAACTCCGAGGGGAGAAACATAACGCCAAAGTGTATGACGCCATTGTCGCAGCTCTTGCGCAGAGCGGCATCAAGAGAACTCGCCGGCAGGTGCAGACCAAGATCGACAACCTGACCCAGAGATACAG AAAAGAGTCGCGGGAAAGGACGACAGGGTCCTCGCCGTCTCCCTGGCCATTCTTTTCTGAAGTACACAGGATCTTGGGTGCCCTGCCGGCGAATGATCGCTCCCTCATTCAGGAGAGCCCTTGCTCTCCAAATGAAACTGTTGAAATGGTAAGTGCTAATATACGTGATACGTTAACCTGTTTATAG